The genomic interval CGAAGAAGAGGTGGATTTAATGAAGGGGAATCAAACATTGATTTCTGCACTTCAGTTAAGTATTCAGCCTAAAAGTATCCTTCAAAAATTAATCGAAAAGAAAATTACAGCCATTGCTTGGGATTATATCCGTGATGAGCAAGGAGTATTTCCAGTTGTTCGCACCATGGGTGAAATTGCTGGAACGACATCGATTTTAATAGCTGGTGAGTTGTTATCTTCGTTCAATGAAGGAAAAGGAATCATGTTAGGAGGTATTGCTGGTGTTCAGCCAACCGAAGTCGTGGTTTTAGGAGCTGGGTCCGTTGGTGAATTCGCAACACGAGCTGCTTTAGGATTAGGAGCTTCGGTAAAAGTGTTCGACAATAGCTTATCCCGTTTAAGACGTCTACAAAACGACTTAGGATCACGGATTTATACTTCCGTTTTACAGCCAAAAGTATTGGCAAAATCAATCATGCGTGCGGATGTGGTGATTGGAGCAATTCGCTCTCCATTGGGAAGAACTCCGTGTGTTGTTTCGGAAGAAATGGTAGAAAACATGAAGGAAGGTTCCGTAATCGTAGATGTGAGTATTGACCAAGGTGGTTGTTTTGAAACATCACGGGTTACGAATCACAACAATCCAACATTTGTAAAACACGGTGTGGTGCATTACTGTGTTCCAAATATTGCTTCGAGAGTTCCTAGAACAGCTTCTTTTGCATTATCGAATATTTTCTCACCAATCTTAATGGATATGGGCGAATCTGGTGGTTGTTTGGATTTAATTCGCAATGATTTAGGATTCCGCTCAGGAGTTTATATCTACAAAGGAATCTTAGTAAGCGAAGTTCTAGGTCGTGTTTTCGACTTGAAATACAAAGATATTGATCTATTGATGATGGGATTGAAAGGGTAAATAGATTTTAGGATTTTAAGACTTTAAGATTTCAGGACTAAAATTGGTTGTTTAAACAACACCATAAGCCTTAACATCTTAACATCCTGATGTCTTGATATCTCTTTTATCCTCCCCGTTTATTTCCTTTATATTTCACTTTCTTACCAGT from Fluviicola taffensis DSM 16823 carries:
- a CDS encoding alanine dehydrogenase; protein product: MVKDPELLKQLLKEGNILPMEEMLEIAKKKGRLVIGIPKELSFQERRVALVPEAVSFLVANGHNVRVERGAGESSKFSDREYSEAGAELCSSNSEIFECDIILKITPASEEEVDLMKGNQTLISALQLSIQPKSILQKLIEKKITAIAWDYIRDEQGVFPVVRTMGEIAGTTSILIAGELLSSFNEGKGIMLGGIAGVQPTEVVVLGAGSVGEFATRAALGLGASVKVFDNSLSRLRRLQNDLGSRIYTSVLQPKVLAKSIMRADVVIGAIRSPLGRTPCVVSEEMVENMKEGSVIVDVSIDQGGCFETSRVTNHNNPTFVKHGVVHYCVPNIASRVPRTASFALSNIFSPILMDMGESGGCLDLIRNDLGFRSGVYIYKGILVSEVLGRVFDLKYKDIDLLMMGLKG